In bacterium, one genomic interval encodes:
- the rsmA gene encoding ribosomal RNA small subunit methyltransferase A — MSYPPLPKKSLGQCFLTERRYAQEIVAALQVRPGDTIIEVGPGRGFLTELLVETPAKIIAIEIDDRLQEYLNAKFARFENFSLVHDDFMEFDLHGLAGTTPLKVVGNLPYHLSSGIIYKLLEHNRAAREDASLPWFSLGVLMMQREVAERMVARSGSRTYGKLSVFVQAEAVVDLHVIVPAEAFRPRPQVDGGVVRMEFVRLPEHYPTDYKLFERVTRFTFSQRRKMLKSTLSQLAGVHPFWQQIEFDFTRRPETLDVAEWCELTNELARRIGA, encoded by the coding sequence TTGAGCTATCCCCCGCTGCCCAAGAAGAGCCTCGGTCAGTGTTTTCTGACCGAACGACGCTACGCTCAGGAAATCGTCGCGGCCCTCCAAGTACGACCCGGCGACACCATCATTGAAGTCGGTCCGGGACGCGGGTTTCTAACTGAATTGCTGGTGGAGACTCCGGCGAAAATCATCGCCATTGAAATTGATGACCGCTTGCAGGAATACCTGAACGCGAAGTTCGCACGATTCGAGAACTTCAGTCTCGTGCATGACGACTTCATGGAATTCGACCTGCACGGATTGGCGGGAACGACTCCGCTAAAGGTCGTGGGCAACCTGCCGTACCATTTATCGAGCGGCATAATTTACAAGCTGCTGGAGCACAATCGCGCGGCGCGAGAAGACGCAAGTTTGCCGTGGTTCTCGCTGGGTGTCTTGATGATGCAGCGCGAGGTGGCCGAACGGATGGTCGCGCGATCAGGGTCGCGGACCTATGGCAAGCTCTCGGTGTTTGTCCAAGCTGAAGCAGTAGTGGACCTGCACGTTATCGTACCGGCCGAGGCCTTTCGCCCACGCCCGCAGGTTGACGGAGGCGTGGTGCGAATGGAATTCGTGCGCCTGCCCGAGCACTACCCGACGGATTACAAACTTTTCGAGCGCGTCACGCGCTTCACGTTTTCGCAGCGGCGCAAGATGCTTAAATCAACGTTGTCCCAACTCGCGGGCGTCCACCCGTTTTGGCAGCAGATCGAATTTGACTTCACGCGGCGGCCCGAGACGCTTGATGTCGCCGAGTGGTGCGAGCTCACCAATGAGCTGGCGCGGCGTATCGGAGCGTAG
- a CDS encoding aspartate-semialdehyde dehydrogenase translates to MTPIRLAIVGATGMVGQTTLAVLQEWNIPLADLRLYASSESAGKRLQYGGRDLVVEALTDDIPADFVILALSADLAREWAPRLAERGLRIIDHSSAWRMDPAVPLVIPEINAHTLVRAGRIVANPNCSASVALMGLAPLERAIGLRRVIAATYQSVSGAGIAAVEELRNQNTGDSGTVSALPRRICGNVFPEIGSLDATAYTGEETKIAQEIRKILERPDLHASATAVRVPVEVGHAVAVSVELARQVEIAEVTAALCDFPGLINDGPSYATPLEIAGKQDVRVGRVRLDPQDPNWLHFWIVGDNTRKGAASNAVQILLHWAAL, encoded by the coding sequence ATGACACCGATTCGTCTGGCGATCGTCGGCGCGACTGGCATGGTCGGTCAAACGACGCTGGCCGTATTGCAGGAGTGGAACATTCCGCTCGCGGATTTGCGGCTTTATGCGTCGTCTGAATCGGCGGGCAAACGGCTGCAGTATGGCGGACGTGATCTGGTCGTTGAAGCTCTGACAGATGACATTCCCGCAGATTTTGTCATTCTTGCTCTATCGGCGGATCTGGCTCGCGAATGGGCGCCGCGGCTTGCCGAACGCGGTCTGCGCATCATAGATCATTCAAGCGCGTGGCGCATGGATCCGGCGGTGCCGTTGGTGATTCCGGAGATCAATGCGCACACCCTGGTGCGCGCCGGGCGCATTGTCGCAAATCCGAATTGTTCTGCATCCGTCGCATTGATGGGACTTGCACCGCTGGAGCGCGCGATTGGCCTGCGCCGCGTCATTGCGGCAACATACCAGAGCGTCAGCGGAGCGGGTATCGCCGCTGTCGAAGAGCTGCGCAACCAGAATACCGGCGATTCAGGCACCGTGTCCGCTCTACCACGGCGAATCTGCGGCAATGTGTTTCCCGAAATTGGCAGTCTCGACGCGACGGCTTATACCGGCGAAGAGACCAAAATCGCTCAGGAAATTCGTAAGATTCTCGAACGGCCCGATTTGCATGCCAGCGCGACCGCCGTGCGGGTGCCGGTCGAAGTTGGCCATGCCGTTGCGGTAAGCGTCGAACTTGCGCGGCAGGTGGAGATTGCCGAAGTCACCGCGGCGCTGTGCGACTTCCCCGGCTTGATCAATGACGGCCCGTCCTATGCCACGCCACTCGAAATTGCCGGCAAGCAGGACGTCCGCGTGGGCCGGGTGCGGCTTGATCCGCAGGACCCCAACTGGCTACATTTTTGGATTGTGGGCGATAATACTCGCAAAGGAGCGGCGTCCAATGCCGTTCAGATTTTGCTGCACTGGGCGGCTCTGTAG
- the selD gene encoding selenide, water dikinase SelD, producing MLDLLLDGLPTRRDENVLVGFDYRDDATAYRLPSGEVIVQTLDFFTPVVDDPYEYGAIAAANALSDIYAMNGRPLFALNIAAFPKSLPVELWREVLRGGAEKALEAGIVIAGGHTVDDAEPKYGLVVTGIVNPERIWSNDGARPGDVLILTKPLGTGIVTTGLKNGVVSEADAQPAIRWMKLLNRDAAGVLGHFNIKAVTDITGNGLLGHAAEVARASQVKIILHSAKLPVLDTALALAAEGKVPGGTRSNKLYLGDFVSMQDVSTALQWICYDAQTSGGLLAAIPRDLYAGACGALDQAQIFYREIGEVVSGSGIEVLGA from the coding sequence GTGCTGGATCTCCTATTGGATGGTCTGCCGACGCGCCGTGATGAGAACGTGCTCGTCGGTTTCGACTATCGCGATGATGCCACAGCGTATCGTTTGCCTTCGGGCGAAGTGATCGTGCAGACGCTCGATTTCTTCACTCCCGTGGTTGACGATCCGTACGAATATGGCGCCATTGCCGCAGCCAACGCCCTTTCCGACATCTACGCGATGAACGGCCGTCCGCTGTTTGCTCTCAATATCGCTGCCTTTCCCAAGAGCCTTCCCGTCGAGTTGTGGCGTGAGGTGCTGCGCGGCGGAGCTGAGAAAGCGCTGGAAGCCGGGATCGTGATTGCTGGCGGACATACGGTGGACGACGCCGAGCCCAAGTATGGTCTCGTCGTGACAGGGATTGTCAATCCCGAACGCATTTGGAGTAACGACGGTGCTCGCCCGGGCGACGTGCTGATATTGACCAAGCCGCTTGGCACCGGGATTGTCACGACGGGTCTCAAGAACGGCGTTGTTAGCGAAGCCGACGCGCAGCCCGCAATCCGCTGGATGAAACTGCTGAATCGCGATGCCGCCGGCGTGCTCGGCCACTTCAACATCAAAGCCGTGACGGACATCACCGGCAACGGTTTGCTCGGTCATGCGGCGGAAGTGGCGCGCGCCTCGCAGGTAAAGATAATTCTGCACTCGGCGAAACTCCCGGTCTTGGACACGGCTCTTGCACTCGCCGCTGAAGGCAAAGTGCCCGGTGGCACGCGGTCCAACAAACTCTATTTGGGCGACTTCGTTTCAATGCAGGATGTCAGCACCGCTTTGCAGTGGATCTGTTACGACGCCCAGACTTCGGGAGGTTTGCTCGCTGCTATTCCCCGTGACCTGTACGCGGGCGCCTGTGGCGCTCTCGATCAGGCGCAGATTTTCTATCGTGAAATCGGCGAAGTCGTTAGTGGATCCGGAATCGAGGTGCTTGGCGCATGA
- a CDS encoding exo-alpha-sialidase yields the protein MPFRFCCTGRLCSLVSLLIPLLASAQLTWNSDVVVFGTEQEERQPQIVTISPTLFRAFCVRDDAALSTRRSLNFGDGWAAFSDRSYQAALQLLAVVADNNYSYALTAAPVQISRISHESESWPDEQPITLDIGASTLVTAHMVTDADFAPDDAYLHLFALLRANDGGVALRYARSEDSGISFGAWQTVDSLLSIEDSSAAISSTVTWHGDAERLWVAVNVDRPGTTGEQIQLYSSDDLGETWSLPLTPDSSSYAQFSPTLGARDTTIVLAYARRTSASLARDVFLTYSPDNGLSWPEPLPLTDHVFDDMYPRVVVTGFTIGLTYTRAQVDQSYGTLYHRWAELHEPWNWSEAEFAVSPQSGVRLSDRVSVCPDRNFCAAVWTGLIGGTDGDIFFDSQWRGLATQPHGEPRSSASMRETSAGTFEFELPSGRPQALRVFDLLGRQVLTGDIGPGQSVWQVPHGLPTGSYWLTVAQSPPLRFTVVR from the coding sequence ATGCCGTTCAGATTTTGCTGCACTGGGCGGCTCTGTAGCCTGGTCAGTCTGCTGATTCCGTTGCTGGCATCTGCGCAGTTGACGTGGAACTCTGACGTCGTGGTGTTTGGCACGGAACAAGAGGAGCGGCAACCGCAGATCGTCACCATTAGCCCGACGCTGTTTCGGGCATTTTGCGTCCGTGACGACGCCGCTCTCAGCACACGCCGATCATTAAATTTCGGTGACGGTTGGGCGGCCTTCTCGGATCGCTCGTATCAGGCAGCGTTGCAACTGCTCGCAGTGGTGGCGGATAATAACTACTCCTATGCACTGACGGCAGCACCGGTACAAATCTCCCGCATTTCACACGAGTCCGAGAGTTGGCCCGATGAGCAGCCGATCACACTTGACATTGGTGCGTCCACTCTCGTGACGGCGCACATGGTCACGGATGCCGACTTCGCCCCGGACGACGCCTATCTGCACCTGTTTGCATTACTGCGCGCAAACGACGGCGGCGTTGCGCTCCGCTATGCGCGTTCCGAGGACTCCGGGATTTCATTCGGCGCCTGGCAGACTGTGGATAGTTTGCTGAGCATTGAAGATTCCAGCGCGGCGATTTCGTCAACCGTAACGTGGCATGGTGACGCCGAACGGCTTTGGGTTGCCGTCAACGTTGATCGTCCGGGCACGACTGGCGAACAGATACAACTCTATTCGTCCGATGACCTGGGAGAAACATGGAGCCTGCCGTTGACGCCGGATTCGAGCAGCTACGCGCAGTTTTCGCCTACGCTCGGCGCCCGGGATACCACAATTGTACTTGCTTATGCCCGGCGCACTAGCGCATCGCTGGCGCGTGATGTCTTCTTGACCTATTCGCCCGATAACGGGCTTTCGTGGCCGGAACCGCTGCCACTGACGGATCATGTGTTTGACGACATGTATCCGCGCGTCGTCGTTACCGGGTTTACGATTGGATTGACATACACACGCGCGCAAGTGGATCAGTCGTATGGCACGCTTTACCATCGCTGGGCCGAGTTACACGAGCCGTGGAATTGGTCGGAGGCAGAGTTCGCGGTCTCACCGCAAAGTGGTGTGCGACTAAGCGACCGAGTGTCCGTCTGCCCTGATCGTAACTTTTGCGCCGCGGTTTGGACCGGTCTAATCGGCGGCACGGATGGCGACATATTTTTCGACAGCCAGTGGCGCGGACTGGCTACGCAGCCACATGGCGAGCCACGGTCAAGCGCTTCCATGCGCGAAACGAGCGCGGGGACATTTGAATTCGAATTGCCGTCGGGACGACCGCAGGCGCTAAGAGTCTTTGACCTTTTGGGTCGCCAAGTACTGACAGGCGACATCGGACCGGGTCAATCGGTTTGGCAAGTTCCGCATGGGCTGCCCACGGGCAGCTATTGGCTTACCGTCGCGCAATCGCCGCCGCTGCGTTTCACGGTTGTACGTTAG
- the recO gene encoding DNA repair protein RecO, with product MSTLVRDTAIVLRCIPYSETSLILTVFTVHYGKLGLMYKGGRRKVKTGTALAIEPGYEIDVVWTYKASRELQLVRELTLNDSHYAIRESLESMAIGGALVELLLRSLSDEDPHPELFAGAQRVLRECETATPARWPVFWKNYIVLLDRLGFALSETQLALRGPARLGPESAALMRRLLAVDFEIAGRLRCSPQAEREITRFLSDYLSEHLHAPAQPRTIDALHWVRRTSS from the coding sequence ATGAGTACGCTGGTGCGTGATACGGCGATTGTGCTGCGGTGCATCCCGTACAGCGAGACGTCGCTCATTCTGACCGTCTTCACCGTACACTACGGCAAATTGGGTTTGATGTACAAAGGTGGACGGAGAAAAGTCAAGACGGGCACCGCGCTGGCCATCGAGCCTGGCTATGAAATTGACGTCGTGTGGACTTACAAGGCGTCGCGCGAGCTGCAATTGGTGCGCGAACTGACATTGAATGACTCGCATTACGCGATCCGCGAATCCCTGGAGTCCATGGCGATCGGCGGTGCGTTAGTCGAACTGCTTCTGCGGTCCCTCAGCGATGAGGACCCGCATCCGGAATTGTTCGCCGGCGCCCAACGGGTGTTGCGCGAGTGCGAAACGGCCACTCCCGCGAGATGGCCGGTCTTCTGGAAGAATTACATCGTTCTGCTCGATCGCTTAGGATTCGCCCTGAGCGAAACACAATTGGCGTTGCGCGGGCCGGCGCGGCTTGGCCCGGAGTCCGCGGCACTGATGCGGCGGCTGCTCGCTGTGGATTTCGAGATTGCGGGGCGCCTGCGATGCTCACCGCAAGCTGAGCGAGAGATCACACGTTTTCTATCCGACTATCTGTCCGAGCACCTGCATGCTCCCGCCCAGCCGCGCACCATCGATGCGCTGCACTGGGTACGACGCACTTCATCGTAA
- a CDS encoding BatA domain-containing protein produces MTFLNSALLAALSLGLIPILIHLLNRQRFKQVDFPTLRFLQEMQRQKMRRVRVRQWILLALRTLAILALVFAMARPVLRSEAGLLGGGEARASVALVLDRTLSMSTEAPSGTRYHELQSRAQEILQSLGANDEIQIVWADATPQLYPETPTQHRTLLREAIETSTVTEGGGDLIAAMGAARALLGQSQNLLKEVYVLSDFSGSAWPAELPQSPIIPDDVRLFVVDVGSEHAVNVGVADARITSRLITPGRPVELSYTARNSGDGEVADRIVGVYVDGKRVAQTRVSLRAGESRTEQIRFVPDGVGELAGYVRLEDTDAFSGDDVRRFVLRVPARLNVAVVGADGPARRLTALALDPSGRGESFVHVLELIPPQLEAEDWAALDAIFLVDAPAVSGAFGERITAYLQSGRGVFIAGGPNFDTRAHAAWMQSLGLPAPLEAKALGEAEAHWARVDLDHPLFEGIFQEKPADISPEFTRMLTTTRGASSSAIIEGAGGSAFLIEAAQGRGRALFLTSSPDPEWSSLFRAGVFSPLLTASAAYLAGGGAVGSQFELTIGEGAEVLLRSAEGVQYELTQDASSVRLTAVPVTGGQLLKIPPLSVSGVYSLKQDTRTLRPIVANVPSAESDIAVVQSNETLALLGGNQSTLKAGQNVETAIREGRYGRELWKLFLYLALALLIAEMFIARTPKREVLAPEPA; encoded by the coding sequence ATGACATTTTTGAATTCCGCTTTGCTGGCGGCGCTCTCGCTTGGTCTGATTCCTATCCTCATCCACCTGTTGAATCGGCAACGGTTCAAACAGGTGGATTTTCCGACTTTGCGCTTTTTGCAGGAGATGCAGCGACAGAAGATGCGCCGGGTGCGGGTGCGGCAGTGGATTCTGCTGGCCCTGCGTACGCTGGCTATTTTAGCGCTGGTCTTTGCGATGGCGCGGCCCGTTCTGCGCTCGGAGGCCGGCCTGCTCGGCGGCGGCGAAGCGCGGGCGTCCGTGGCGCTCGTCCTGGATAGAACGCTCTCAATGAGCACCGAAGCGCCGAGCGGCACACGGTATCATGAATTGCAATCGCGCGCGCAGGAGATTCTGCAATCGCTCGGCGCGAATGACGAAATTCAAATAGTGTGGGCCGACGCAACACCGCAGCTCTACCCTGAGACTCCGACGCAACATCGTACGCTGCTGAGGGAAGCGATTGAGACTTCCACCGTCACTGAAGGCGGCGGCGATCTGATTGCCGCAATGGGTGCGGCGCGCGCCCTGCTGGGCCAATCGCAGAACCTGCTCAAAGAAGTCTACGTGCTCTCGGATTTCAGCGGCAGTGCTTGGCCCGCCGAGCTGCCGCAGTCGCCGATTATCCCTGACGACGTAAGGCTGTTCGTCGTGGACGTCGGCTCGGAGCATGCAGTGAATGTTGGTGTCGCGGATGCACGGATTACGTCACGATTGATCACACCGGGACGGCCCGTGGAACTCAGTTACACCGCGCGAAATAGCGGAGACGGCGAGGTAGCTGATCGCATCGTGGGCGTCTACGTGGATGGAAAGCGCGTGGCGCAAACGCGCGTTTCTTTGCGCGCCGGCGAGAGCCGGACGGAGCAGATTCGCTTCGTGCCGGATGGAGTTGGTGAGCTGGCGGGCTATGTACGGCTCGAAGATACCGACGCCTTTAGCGGTGACGACGTGCGGCGATTCGTGCTGCGCGTCCCGGCGCGGCTAAACGTTGCCGTGGTCGGCGCGGATGGTCCGGCGCGGCGCTTGACCGCTCTGGCGCTCGATCCCAGCGGCCGCGGCGAATCGTTTGTGCACGTGCTTGAGTTGATTCCGCCGCAACTCGAGGCCGAAGACTGGGCCGCTCTGGACGCAATCTTTTTGGTAGACGCACCCGCTGTCAGCGGCGCATTCGGCGAGCGTATCACTGCTTATCTGCAATCCGGGCGCGGCGTTTTCATCGCGGGCGGACCCAATTTTGACACGCGGGCGCATGCAGCGTGGATGCAGAGCCTTGGCCTTCCTGCGCCGCTGGAGGCAAAGGCCCTGGGCGAGGCCGAGGCGCACTGGGCGCGTGTTGACTTAGATCACCCCCTGTTCGAGGGAATCTTCCAAGAGAAACCCGCGGATATCTCGCCCGAATTCACGCGCATGCTGACGACGACACGAGGGGCGTCGTCATCCGCGATTATCGAGGGCGCCGGCGGTTCAGCATTCCTGATCGAAGCCGCGCAGGGCCGGGGCCGCGCTCTATTCTTGACGTCGTCGCCCGACCCGGAATGGTCATCGCTGTTTCGCGCTGGTGTCTTTTCTCCGCTGCTGACGGCCAGTGCCGCCTACTTAGCGGGCGGTGGCGCCGTAGGCTCACAGTTTGAGCTAACCATCGGCGAAGGCGCTGAAGTGTTACTGCGCAGCGCGGAAGGCGTGCAATATGAGCTCACGCAGGATGCGTCGAGCGTGCGTCTTACTGCGGTTCCCGTCACAGGCGGACAGTTGCTCAAGATTCCGCCGCTGTCAGTCAGCGGCGTCTATTCGCTGAAACAAGACACACGGACGCTGCGTCCCATTGTGGCCAACGTACCGTCCGCCGAGAGCGATATCGCGGTGGTGCAGTCCAATGAAACGCTTGCATTGCTTGGCGGAAACCAGAGTACTTTGAAGGCGGGTCAAAACGTCGAGACGGCCATTCGCGAAGGCCGATACGGCCGTGAATTGTGGAAGCTCTTCCTGTACCTGGCGCTCGCGCTGTTGATTGCCGAGATGTTCATCGCGCGCACGCCGAAGCGTGAGGTGCTGGCGCCCGAACCGGCATAG
- a CDS encoding transglycosylase SLT domain-containing protein encodes MLIVCLARACTAWAGDLALDSARAARFWSYWESGDTVAARAALDDTESPASTQWDDRANFLTAYIAFADSDFAVVPTLLDLGVPPELAPHAAWLRASALRSLGQPHLAAIYWRELLTSPLPDYRDTGVRELFVDALGLGKLDTLESLSRAAKQYDVDRSLRQEIDLAAADLLTRSGRHAEAVPRLRRVYLLSPGTKFGKQAQAQLDDYAVRHGYAAPALTWDDEWEEVQRLEQSGQRSQAIDKVEALRQRGRYAAHDELLLARQVRLAIALRRHNDAQRLAQQHLKQFPNSSYRDEMWFSLVRAAYLTDQDTLALNTADRLARSGTDNKYVADAWRLIGLLHIDRGRPAEAADAFDKWVEAADGGDGADDALWNRGWARYQANQFGAAARDFVRLVETYPKGGYVPIGLYWSAQAFRQNGQPELADSLCTALRQRLPYSYYAQLDCADLPAPAPVPNNFVPLSLDQLAAVGSTHTRAFTELTALGLWELALREWPQVEAECGQRADVAWWRPLLYWFAGQRFEAWRWIVRELREEASSAGSRPADFFRLWYPLDYEPLLLDLCAQYRVDPYLALGVICQESHFDEDIVSPAGAIGLMQLMPATAREQAKRIGQTVRDEDLYHGPRNLEIGVAHLADLMRDLDGDTVLTLCAYNAGINAAQRWQREFGQLPRDMFVERIPYKETRLYVKYILQHMAAYRRLYPHLAPVLPVMEP; translated from the coding sequence GTGCTGATCGTCTGCCTCGCCCGTGCGTGCACCGCATGGGCCGGTGATCTGGCGTTGGACTCGGCTCGGGCGGCGCGCTTCTGGTCGTACTGGGAGTCCGGCGATACCGTTGCCGCTCGCGCAGCGCTGGATGATACCGAATCGCCGGCCTCAACGCAATGGGATGATCGGGCCAATTTTCTGACAGCCTATATCGCATTTGCCGACTCCGATTTTGCCGTAGTTCCCACACTTTTGGATTTGGGCGTGCCGCCCGAACTGGCACCGCACGCCGCGTGGCTGCGGGCCAGCGCTCTGCGGTCCCTTGGACAGCCGCATTTGGCGGCGATCTACTGGCGCGAATTGCTGACATCGCCGTTGCCCGACTACCGCGACACCGGCGTGCGCGAGCTTTTCGTGGATGCATTAGGGCTCGGCAAACTCGATACGCTCGAATCCCTGTCGCGCGCGGCGAAGCAGTATGACGTGGATCGCAGTTTGCGCCAGGAGATTGACTTGGCGGCGGCGGATCTCTTGACACGCTCGGGCCGCCACGCCGAGGCTGTGCCGCGGTTGCGCCGTGTCTATCTGCTCTCCCCTGGGACGAAGTTCGGCAAACAGGCGCAAGCACAGCTCGATGATTATGCGGTGCGCCACGGCTACGCTGCTCCAGCGCTGACGTGGGACGACGAGTGGGAAGAGGTGCAGCGGCTCGAGCAAAGCGGTCAACGGTCGCAGGCCATAGACAAGGTTGAGGCCTTGCGGCAACGCGGACGCTACGCGGCGCACGACGAGCTTCTGCTCGCGCGACAGGTCCGCCTGGCCATTGCGCTGCGCCGACATAATGATGCACAACGGCTGGCGCAGCAGCATCTCAAGCAATTCCCAAATTCTTCCTATCGCGACGAAATGTGGTTCTCGCTGGTGCGCGCGGCGTATCTGACGGATCAAGATACACTGGCACTCAACACGGCCGATCGGTTGGCCCGGAGCGGGACGGACAACAAGTATGTTGCTGACGCATGGCGACTGATTGGTCTGCTGCATATTGATCGCGGCCGCCCAGCCGAGGCCGCCGACGCCTTCGACAAATGGGTCGAGGCTGCCGATGGCGGCGACGGTGCCGATGATGCGTTGTGGAATCGCGGTTGGGCCCGCTATCAAGCCAACCAGTTTGGCGCTGCGGCCCGAGACTTTGTGCGGCTCGTCGAAACGTATCCCAAGGGCGGCTACGTTCCGATCGGTTTATATTGGAGCGCGCAGGCTTTTCGTCAAAATGGCCAGCCCGAACTTGCCGACAGCCTTTGTACGGCGTTGCGGCAGCGGCTGCCCTATTCGTACTACGCTCAGTTGGACTGTGCCGATCTACCAGCACCAGCGCCGGTTCCCAACAACTTTGTACCGTTGAGTCTTGACCAACTCGCAGCGGTCGGCAGTACACACACTCGCGCTTTCACCGAGCTAACCGCATTGGGCTTATGGGAATTGGCCTTGCGCGAATGGCCGCAAGTCGAGGCTGAATGCGGGCAGCGCGCCGACGTCGCGTGGTGGCGGCCGCTGCTCTATTGGTTCGCGGGACAACGCTTCGAGGCTTGGCGGTGGATCGTGCGGGAATTGCGCGAAGAGGCCTCATCAGCAGGTTCGCGCCCGGCCGATTTCTTTCGACTCTGGTATCCTCTCGACTATGAACCGCTCCTGCTGGACTTGTGCGCGCAATACCGCGTAGACCCCTATCTGGCGTTGGGCGTGATCTGTCAGGAGAGTCACTTCGACGAGGATATCGTCAGTCCGGCCGGCGCGATTGGCCTAATGCAGCTCATGCCGGCAACTGCGCGCGAGCAGGCGAAGCGCATCGGCCAGACGGTACGCGACGAGGACCTATACCATGGTCCGCGCAATCTTGAAATCGGCGTGGCCCATTTGGCCGACCTCATGCGCGATCTTGACGGTGACACGGTCTTGACACTATGTGCATACAACGCCGGGATCAACGCTGCGCAGCGCTGGCAGCGCGAGTTCGGGCAATTGCCTCGCGACATGTTCGTCGAGCGCATTCCATACAAGGAGACTCGCTTGTACGTGAAGTATATCTTGCAGCACATGGCGGCCTATCGCCGTCTCTATCCACATCTTGCCCCAGTACTTCCCGTGATGGAACCCTAA
- a CDS encoding SIS domain-containing protein, which produces MHDSSDKPDDPLISSIEKFDHAMQEATAMYSQLAKHCFTDLTAIAEQAAHALRNGKRLFFCGNGGSAAECQHLATEFVVRLSAQRERAALSAIALTTDTSLLTACSNDYGFDRVFSRQLEAHMHVGDLVFFLTTSGRSANLLVAAQTAGVLGGIRIGFLGIDPTPLDHYLDFALRIPSHSGQRVQEAHLLCGHMLVELIEDMLMAHPAETARVTR; this is translated from the coding sequence ATGCATGACTCTTCAGATAAGCCGGATGATCCGTTGATCTCCAGTATCGAGAAGTTCGATCACGCGATGCAAGAAGCCACGGCGATGTACAGCCAACTGGCCAAGCACTGCTTCACAGATCTTACCGCGATTGCCGAGCAGGCGGCTCATGCATTGCGGAACGGCAAGCGGCTGTTCTTCTGCGGAAACGGCGGCTCGGCAGCGGAGTGTCAGCACTTGGCCACGGAGTTTGTCGTCCGGCTGTCCGCGCAGCGCGAGCGCGCTGCTCTGTCGGCCATCGCTTTGACGACGGATACCTCCCTGTTGACAGCCTGCTCGAACGATTACGGATTCGATCGCGTCTTTTCCCGTCAGTTGGAAGCCCACATGCACGTGGGCGACCTGGTGTTCTTCTTGACCACATCAGGACGGTCCGCGAACCTGTTGGTCGCGGCACAGACGGCCGGAGTACTCGGGGGAATTAGGATCGGATTTCTGGGCATAGACCCGACGCCGCTGGATCACTACCTTGATTTCGCCCTGCGCATTCCGTCGCACTCCGGACAGCGCGTGCAGGAAGCGCATCTATTGTGCGGGCACATGCTGGTTGAACTTATTGAAGACATGTTGATGGCGCATCCCGCGGAAACCGCACGAGTGACTCGATGA